Proteins encoded together in one Arvicanthis niloticus isolate mArvNil1 chromosome 7, mArvNil1.pat.X, whole genome shotgun sequence window:
- the Patz1 gene encoding POZ-, AT hook-, and zinc finger-containing protein 1 isoform X4, with the protein MERVNDASCGPSGCYTYQVSRHSTEMLHNLNQQRKNGGRFCDVLLRVGDESFPAHRAVLAACSEYFESVFSAQLGDGGAADGGPADVGGAAAAPGGGAGGSRELEMHTISSKVFGDILDFAYTSRIVVRLESFPELMTAAKFLLMRSVIEICQEVIKQSNVQILVPPARADIMLFRPPGTSDLGFPLDMTNGAAMAANSNGIAGSMQPEEEAARATGAAIAGQASLPVLPGVDRLPMVAGPLSPQLLTSPFPNVASSAPPLTGKRGRGRPRKANLLDSMFGSPGGLREAGILPCGLCGKVFTDANRLRQHEAQHGVTSLQLGYIDLPPPRLGENGLPISEDPDGPRKRSRTRKQVACEICGKIFRDVYHLNRHKLSHSGEKPYSCPVCGLRFKRKDRMSYHVRSHDGSVGKPYICQSCGKGFSRPDHLNGHIKQVHTSERPHKCQVWVGSNSGLPPLEPLPSDLPSWDFAQPALWRSSHSVPDTAFSLSLKKSFPALENLSPAHSSNALFCSAPPGYLRQGWTTPEGSRAFTQWPVG; encoded by the exons ATGGAGCGGGTCAACGACGCTTCTTGCGGTCCGTCGGGCTGCTACACCTATCAGGTGAGCAGACACAGTACGGAGATGCTGCACAACCTGAACCAACAACGCAAAAACGGCGGGCGCTTTTGCGACGTGCTCCTACGGGTAGGCGATGAGAGCTTCCCGGCGCACCGCGCCGTACTGGCTGCCTGCAGCGAGTACTTTGAGTCTGTGTTCAGCGCCCAATTAGGCGACGGCGGAGCTGCAGACGGTGGTCCTGCTGATGTGGGAGGCGCGGCGGCGGCTCCAGGCGGTGGAGCTGGCGGCAGCCGCGAACTGGAGATGCACACCATCAGTTCCAAAGTGTTCGGAGACATCCTGGACTTCGCTTACACGTCCCGAATCGTTGTGCGCTTAGAAAGCTTCCCCGAGCTCATGACGGCCGCCAAGTTCCTGCTAATGAGGTCGGTCATCGAGATCTGCCAGGAAGTAATCAAACAGTCCAACGTGCAGATCCTGGTGCCCCCTGCCCGGGCTGATATCATGCTCTTTCGCCCTCCTGGGACCTCTGACTTGGGCTTCCCTTTGGACATGACCAACGGGGCAGCCATGGCAGCCAATAGTAACGGTATTGCTGGCAGCATGCAGCCCGAGGAAGAGGCTGCCAGGGCCACAGGTGCTGCTATTGCGGGCCAAGCTTCCCTGCCTGTGTTACCTGGGGTGGACAGATTGCCCATGGTGGCTGGACCCCTATCCCCTCAACTACTGACTTCTCCATTCCCCAACGTGGCATCCagtgcaccaccactgactgGCAAGCGAGGCCGGGGACGCCCCAGGAAGGCCAACCTGCTGGACTCCATGTTTGGGTCTCCAGGGGGCTTGAGGGAAGCAGGTATCCTTCCATGTGGCCTGTGTGGGAAGGTGTTCACTGATGCCAACCGGCTCCGGCAACATGAGGCCCAGCACGGCGTAACAAGCCTCCAGTTGGGCTATATCGATCTTCCTCCTCCACGGCTGGGTGAGAATGGGTTACCCATCTCAGAGGACCCCGACGGCCCCAGAAAAAGGAGCCGGACCAGGAAGCAGGTGGCTTGTGAGATCTGTGGCAAGATCTTTCGTGACGTATACCATCTCAACCGGCATAAGCTGTCCCACTCTGGGGAGAAGCCATACTCGTGCCCGGTGTGTGGTCTGCGGTTCAAGAGAAAAGACCGCATGTCGTACCATGTGAGGTCCCATGATGGGTCAGTGGGCAAACCGTACATCTGCCAGAGCTGTGGGAAAGGTTTCTCCAG GCCAGATCACTTGAATGGACATATCAAGCAGGTGCACACTTCTGAGCGACCTCACAAGTGTCAG GTGTGGGTTGGGAGCAACAGCGGCCTGCCACCCCTGGAACCTCTTCCTAGCGACCTGCCATCATGGGACTTTGCCCAGCCTGCTTTGTGGAGGTCGTCCCATTCAGTTCCTGATACcgccttttccctctctctaaaAAAGTCCTTCCCAGCCCTTGAAAACCTGAGTCCAGCACACTCCAGCAATGCACTCTTCTGCTCAGCCCCACCAGGATACCTGAGACAGGGTTGGACAACCCCTGAGGGCAGCCGGGCTTTTACTCAGTGGCCTGTTGGCTAG
- the Patz1 gene encoding POZ-, AT hook-, and zinc finger-containing protein 1 isoform X5 — protein MERVNDASCGPSGCYTYQVSRHSTEMLHNLNQQRKNGGRFCDVLLRVGDESFPAHRAVLAACSEYFESVFSAQLGDGGAADGGPADVGGAAAAPGGGAGGSRELEMHTISSKVFGDILDFAYTSRIVVRLESFPELMTAAKFLLMRSVIEICQEVIKQSNVQILVPPARADIMLFRPPGTSDLGFPLDMTNGAAMAANSNGIAGSMQPEEEAARATGAAIAGQASLPVLPGVDRLPMVAGPLSPQLLTSPFPNVASSAPPLTGKRGRGRPRKANLLDSMFGSPGGLREAGILPCGLCGKVFTDANRLRQHEAQHGVTSLQLGYIDLPPPRLGENGLPISEDPDGPRKRSRTRKQVACEICGKIFRDVYHLNRHKLSHSGEKPYSCPVCGLRFKRKDRMSYHVRSHDGSVGKPYICQSCGKGFSRPDHLNGHIKQVHTSERPHKCQVWVGSNSGLPPLEPLPSDLPSWDFAQPALWRPAMPPLLLETACAPTWPVMKTRCPARCVESTCGQRTWQTT, from the exons ATGGAGCGGGTCAACGACGCTTCTTGCGGTCCGTCGGGCTGCTACACCTATCAGGTGAGCAGACACAGTACGGAGATGCTGCACAACCTGAACCAACAACGCAAAAACGGCGGGCGCTTTTGCGACGTGCTCCTACGGGTAGGCGATGAGAGCTTCCCGGCGCACCGCGCCGTACTGGCTGCCTGCAGCGAGTACTTTGAGTCTGTGTTCAGCGCCCAATTAGGCGACGGCGGAGCTGCAGACGGTGGTCCTGCTGATGTGGGAGGCGCGGCGGCGGCTCCAGGCGGTGGAGCTGGCGGCAGCCGCGAACTGGAGATGCACACCATCAGTTCCAAAGTGTTCGGAGACATCCTGGACTTCGCTTACACGTCCCGAATCGTTGTGCGCTTAGAAAGCTTCCCCGAGCTCATGACGGCCGCCAAGTTCCTGCTAATGAGGTCGGTCATCGAGATCTGCCAGGAAGTAATCAAACAGTCCAACGTGCAGATCCTGGTGCCCCCTGCCCGGGCTGATATCATGCTCTTTCGCCCTCCTGGGACCTCTGACTTGGGCTTCCCTTTGGACATGACCAACGGGGCAGCCATGGCAGCCAATAGTAACGGTATTGCTGGCAGCATGCAGCCCGAGGAAGAGGCTGCCAGGGCCACAGGTGCTGCTATTGCGGGCCAAGCTTCCCTGCCTGTGTTACCTGGGGTGGACAGATTGCCCATGGTGGCTGGACCCCTATCCCCTCAACTACTGACTTCTCCATTCCCCAACGTGGCATCCagtgcaccaccactgactgGCAAGCGAGGCCGGGGACGCCCCAGGAAGGCCAACCTGCTGGACTCCATGTTTGGGTCTCCAGGGGGCTTGAGGGAAGCAGGTATCCTTCCATGTGGCCTGTGTGGGAAGGTGTTCACTGATGCCAACCGGCTCCGGCAACATGAGGCCCAGCACGGCGTAACAAGCCTCCAGTTGGGCTATATCGATCTTCCTCCTCCACGGCTGGGTGAGAATGGGTTACCCATCTCAGAGGACCCCGACGGCCCCAGAAAAAGGAGCCGGACCAGGAAGCAGGTGGCTTGTGAGATCTGTGGCAAGATCTTTCGTGACGTATACCATCTCAACCGGCATAAGCTGTCCCACTCTGGGGAGAAGCCATACTCGTGCCCGGTGTGTGGTCTGCGGTTCAAGAGAAAAGACCGCATGTCGTACCATGTGAGGTCCCATGATGGGTCAGTGGGCAAACCGTACATCTGCCAGAGCTGTGGGAAAGGTTTCTCCAG GCCAGATCACTTGAATGGACATATCAAGCAGGTGCACACTTCTGAGCGACCTCACAAGTGTCAG GTGTGGGTTGGGAGCAACAGCGGCCTGCCACCCCTGGAACCTCTTCCTAGCGACCTGCCATCATGGGACTTTGCCCAGCCTGCTTTGTGGAG ACCTGCAATGCCTCCTTTGCTACTCGAGACCGCCTGCGCTCCCACCTGGCCTGTCATGAAGACAAGGTGCCCTGCCAGGTGTGTGGAAAGTACTTGCGGGCAGCGTACATGGCAGACCACCTGA
- the Patz1 gene encoding POZ-, AT hook-, and zinc finger-containing protein 1 isoform X3, with protein MERVNDASCGPSGCYTYQVSRHSTEMLHNLNQQRKNGGRFCDVLLRVGDESFPAHRAVLAACSEYFESVFSAQLGDGGAADGGPADVGGAAAAPGGGAGGSRELEMHTISSKVFGDILDFAYTSRIVVRLESFPELMTAAKFLLMRSVIEICQEVIKQSNVQILVPPARADIMLFRPPGTSDLGFPLDMTNGAAMAANSNGIAGSMQPEEEAARATGAAIAGQASLPVLPGVDRLPMVAGPLSPQLLTSPFPNVASSAPPLTGKRGRGRPRKANLLDSMFGSPGGLREAGILPCGLCGKVFTDANRLRQHEAQHGVTSLQLGYIDLPPPRLGENGLPISEDPDGPRKRSRTRKQVACEICGKIFRDVYHLNRHKLSHSGEKPYSCPVCGLRFKRKDRMSYHVRSHDGSVGKPYICQSCGKGFSRPDHLNGHIKQVHTSERPHKCQTCNASFATRDRLRSHLACHEDKVPCQVCGKYLRAAYMADHLKKHSEGPSNFCSICNRGLQAPGTHPEWGSSVPLRQDLWQQRRPEMLTSGSD; from the exons ATGGAGCGGGTCAACGACGCTTCTTGCGGTCCGTCGGGCTGCTACACCTATCAGGTGAGCAGACACAGTACGGAGATGCTGCACAACCTGAACCAACAACGCAAAAACGGCGGGCGCTTTTGCGACGTGCTCCTACGGGTAGGCGATGAGAGCTTCCCGGCGCACCGCGCCGTACTGGCTGCCTGCAGCGAGTACTTTGAGTCTGTGTTCAGCGCCCAATTAGGCGACGGCGGAGCTGCAGACGGTGGTCCTGCTGATGTGGGAGGCGCGGCGGCGGCTCCAGGCGGTGGAGCTGGCGGCAGCCGCGAACTGGAGATGCACACCATCAGTTCCAAAGTGTTCGGAGACATCCTGGACTTCGCTTACACGTCCCGAATCGTTGTGCGCTTAGAAAGCTTCCCCGAGCTCATGACGGCCGCCAAGTTCCTGCTAATGAGGTCGGTCATCGAGATCTGCCAGGAAGTAATCAAACAGTCCAACGTGCAGATCCTGGTGCCCCCTGCCCGGGCTGATATCATGCTCTTTCGCCCTCCTGGGACCTCTGACTTGGGCTTCCCTTTGGACATGACCAACGGGGCAGCCATGGCAGCCAATAGTAACGGTATTGCTGGCAGCATGCAGCCCGAGGAAGAGGCTGCCAGGGCCACAGGTGCTGCTATTGCGGGCCAAGCTTCCCTGCCTGTGTTACCTGGGGTGGACAGATTGCCCATGGTGGCTGGACCCCTATCCCCTCAACTACTGACTTCTCCATTCCCCAACGTGGCATCCagtgcaccaccactgactgGCAAGCGAGGCCGGGGACGCCCCAGGAAGGCCAACCTGCTGGACTCCATGTTTGGGTCTCCAGGGGGCTTGAGGGAAGCAGGTATCCTTCCATGTGGCCTGTGTGGGAAGGTGTTCACTGATGCCAACCGGCTCCGGCAACATGAGGCCCAGCACGGCGTAACAAGCCTCCAGTTGGGCTATATCGATCTTCCTCCTCCACGGCTGGGTGAGAATGGGTTACCCATCTCAGAGGACCCCGACGGCCCCAGAAAAAGGAGCCGGACCAGGAAGCAGGTGGCTTGTGAGATCTGTGGCAAGATCTTTCGTGACGTATACCATCTCAACCGGCATAAGCTGTCCCACTCTGGGGAGAAGCCATACTCGTGCCCGGTGTGTGGTCTGCGGTTCAAGAGAAAAGACCGCATGTCGTACCATGTGAGGTCCCATGATGGGTCAGTGGGCAAACCGTACATCTGCCAGAGCTGTGGGAAAGGTTTCTCCAG GCCAGATCACTTGAATGGACATATCAAGCAGGTGCACACTTCTGAGCGACCTCACAAGTGTCAG ACCTGCAATGCCTCCTTTGCTACTCGAGACCGCCTGCGCTCCCACCTGGCCTGTCATGAAGACAAGGTGCCCTGCCAGGTGTGTGGAAAGTACTTGCGGGCAGCGTACATGGCAGACCACCTGAAGAAGCACAGCGAGGGGCCCAGCAACTTCTGCAGTATCTGTAACCGAG GTCTCCAGGCACCAGGAACCCATCCTGAATGGGGGAGCAGCGTTCCACTGCGCCAGGACCTATGGCAACAAAG aaGGCCAGAAATGCTCACATCAGGATCTGATTGA
- the Patz1 gene encoding POZ-, AT hook-, and zinc finger-containing protein 1 isoform X2 encodes MERVNDASCGPSGCYTYQVSRHSTEMLHNLNQQRKNGGRFCDVLLRVGDESFPAHRAVLAACSEYFESVFSAQLGDGGAADGGPADVGGAAAAPGGGAGGSRELEMHTISSKVFGDILDFAYTSRIVVRLESFPELMTAAKFLLMRSVIEICQEVIKQSNVQILVPPARADIMLFRPPGTSDLGFPLDMTNGAAMAANSNGIAGSMQPEEEAARATGAAIAGQASLPVLPGVDRLPMVAGPLSPQLLTSPFPNVASSAPPLTGKRGRGRPRKANLLDSMFGSPGGLREAGILPCGLCGKVFTDANRLRQHEAQHGVTSLQLGYIDLPPPRLGENGLPISEDPDGPRKRSRTRKQVACEICGKIFRDVYHLNRHKLSHSGEKPYSCPVCGLRFKRKDRMSYHVRSHDGSVGKPYICQSCGKGFSRPDHLNGHIKQVHTSERPHKCQTCNASFATRDRLRSHLACHEDKVPCQVCGKYLRAAYMADHLKKHSEGPSNFCSICNREGQKCSHQDLIESSDSYGDLSDASDLKTPEKQSANGSFSCDMAVPKNKMESDGEKKYPCPECGSFFRSKSYLNKHIQKVHVRALGGPLGDLGPALGSPFSPQQNMSLLESFGFQIVQSAFASSLVDPEVDQQPMGPEGK; translated from the exons ATGGAGCGGGTCAACGACGCTTCTTGCGGTCCGTCGGGCTGCTACACCTATCAGGTGAGCAGACACAGTACGGAGATGCTGCACAACCTGAACCAACAACGCAAAAACGGCGGGCGCTTTTGCGACGTGCTCCTACGGGTAGGCGATGAGAGCTTCCCGGCGCACCGCGCCGTACTGGCTGCCTGCAGCGAGTACTTTGAGTCTGTGTTCAGCGCCCAATTAGGCGACGGCGGAGCTGCAGACGGTGGTCCTGCTGATGTGGGAGGCGCGGCGGCGGCTCCAGGCGGTGGAGCTGGCGGCAGCCGCGAACTGGAGATGCACACCATCAGTTCCAAAGTGTTCGGAGACATCCTGGACTTCGCTTACACGTCCCGAATCGTTGTGCGCTTAGAAAGCTTCCCCGAGCTCATGACGGCCGCCAAGTTCCTGCTAATGAGGTCGGTCATCGAGATCTGCCAGGAAGTAATCAAACAGTCCAACGTGCAGATCCTGGTGCCCCCTGCCCGGGCTGATATCATGCTCTTTCGCCCTCCTGGGACCTCTGACTTGGGCTTCCCTTTGGACATGACCAACGGGGCAGCCATGGCAGCCAATAGTAACGGTATTGCTGGCAGCATGCAGCCCGAGGAAGAGGCTGCCAGGGCCACAGGTGCTGCTATTGCGGGCCAAGCTTCCCTGCCTGTGTTACCTGGGGTGGACAGATTGCCCATGGTGGCTGGACCCCTATCCCCTCAACTACTGACTTCTCCATTCCCCAACGTGGCATCCagtgcaccaccactgactgGCAAGCGAGGCCGGGGACGCCCCAGGAAGGCCAACCTGCTGGACTCCATGTTTGGGTCTCCAGGGGGCTTGAGGGAAGCAGGTATCCTTCCATGTGGCCTGTGTGGGAAGGTGTTCACTGATGCCAACCGGCTCCGGCAACATGAGGCCCAGCACGGCGTAACAAGCCTCCAGTTGGGCTATATCGATCTTCCTCCTCCACGGCTGGGTGAGAATGGGTTACCCATCTCAGAGGACCCCGACGGCCCCAGAAAAAGGAGCCGGACCAGGAAGCAGGTGGCTTGTGAGATCTGTGGCAAGATCTTTCGTGACGTATACCATCTCAACCGGCATAAGCTGTCCCACTCTGGGGAGAAGCCATACTCGTGCCCGGTGTGTGGTCTGCGGTTCAAGAGAAAAGACCGCATGTCGTACCATGTGAGGTCCCATGATGGGTCAGTGGGCAAACCGTACATCTGCCAGAGCTGTGGGAAAGGTTTCTCCAG GCCAGATCACTTGAATGGACATATCAAGCAGGTGCACACTTCTGAGCGACCTCACAAGTGTCAG ACCTGCAATGCCTCCTTTGCTACTCGAGACCGCCTGCGCTCCCACCTGGCCTGTCATGAAGACAAGGTGCCCTGCCAGGTGTGTGGAAAGTACTTGCGGGCAGCGTACATGGCAGACCACCTGAAGAAGCACAGCGAGGGGCCCAGCAACTTCTGCAGTATCTGTAACCGAG aaGGCCAGAAATGCTCACATCAGGATCTGATTGAGAGCTCTGATTCCTATGGTGACCTCTCAGACGCCAGTGACCTGAAGACGCCAGAGAAACAGAGTGCCAACGGCTCTTTCTCCTGCGACATGGCAGTacctaaaaacaaaatggagtctGACGGGGAGAAGAAGTACCCATGCCCTGAATGTGGGAGCTTCTTCCGTTCTAAGTCCTACTTGAACAAACATATCCAGAAGGTGCATGTCCGTGCCCTTGGGGGTCCCTTGGGGGACCTGGGGCCTGCCCTTGGTTCGCCTTTCTCTCCCCAGCAGAACATGTCTCTTCTTGAGTCCTTTGGATTTCAGATTGTTCAGTCAGCGTTTGCATCATCTTTAGTGGATCCTGAGGTGGACCAGCAGCCCATGGGGCCTGAAGGGAAGTGA
- the Patz1 gene encoding POZ-, AT hook-, and zinc finger-containing protein 1 isoform X1, whose protein sequence is MERVNDASCGPSGCYTYQVSRHSTEMLHNLNQQRKNGGRFCDVLLRVGDESFPAHRAVLAACSEYFESVFSAQLGDGGAADGGPADVGGAAAAPGGGAGGSRELEMHTISSKVFGDILDFAYTSRIVVRLESFPELMTAAKFLLMRSVIEICQEVIKQSNVQILVPPARADIMLFRPPGTSDLGFPLDMTNGAAMAANSNGIAGSMQPEEEAARATGAAIAGQASLPVLPGVDRLPMVAGPLSPQLLTSPFPNVASSAPPLTGKRGRGRPRKANLLDSMFGSPGGLREAGILPCGLCGKVFTDANRLRQHEAQHGVTSLQLGYIDLPPPRLGENGLPISEDPDGPRKRSRTRKQVACEICGKIFRDVYHLNRHKLSHSGEKPYSCPVCGLRFKRKDRMSYHVRSHDGSVGKPYICQSCGKGFSRPDHLNGHIKQVHTSERPHKCQTCNASFATRDRLRSHLACHEDKVPCQVCGKYLRAAYMADHLKKHSEGPSNFCSICNRGFSSASYLKVHVKTHHGVPLPQVSRHQEPILNGGAAFHCARTYGNKEGQKCSHQDLIESSDSYGDLSDASDLKTPEKQSANGSFSCDMAVPKNKMESDGEKKYPCPECGSFFRSKSYLNKHIQKVHVRALGGPLGDLGPALGSPFSPQQNMSLLESFGFQIVQSAFASSLVDPEVDQQPMGPEGK, encoded by the exons ATGGAGCGGGTCAACGACGCTTCTTGCGGTCCGTCGGGCTGCTACACCTATCAGGTGAGCAGACACAGTACGGAGATGCTGCACAACCTGAACCAACAACGCAAAAACGGCGGGCGCTTTTGCGACGTGCTCCTACGGGTAGGCGATGAGAGCTTCCCGGCGCACCGCGCCGTACTGGCTGCCTGCAGCGAGTACTTTGAGTCTGTGTTCAGCGCCCAATTAGGCGACGGCGGAGCTGCAGACGGTGGTCCTGCTGATGTGGGAGGCGCGGCGGCGGCTCCAGGCGGTGGAGCTGGCGGCAGCCGCGAACTGGAGATGCACACCATCAGTTCCAAAGTGTTCGGAGACATCCTGGACTTCGCTTACACGTCCCGAATCGTTGTGCGCTTAGAAAGCTTCCCCGAGCTCATGACGGCCGCCAAGTTCCTGCTAATGAGGTCGGTCATCGAGATCTGCCAGGAAGTAATCAAACAGTCCAACGTGCAGATCCTGGTGCCCCCTGCCCGGGCTGATATCATGCTCTTTCGCCCTCCTGGGACCTCTGACTTGGGCTTCCCTTTGGACATGACCAACGGGGCAGCCATGGCAGCCAATAGTAACGGTATTGCTGGCAGCATGCAGCCCGAGGAAGAGGCTGCCAGGGCCACAGGTGCTGCTATTGCGGGCCAAGCTTCCCTGCCTGTGTTACCTGGGGTGGACAGATTGCCCATGGTGGCTGGACCCCTATCCCCTCAACTACTGACTTCTCCATTCCCCAACGTGGCATCCagtgcaccaccactgactgGCAAGCGAGGCCGGGGACGCCCCAGGAAGGCCAACCTGCTGGACTCCATGTTTGGGTCTCCAGGGGGCTTGAGGGAAGCAGGTATCCTTCCATGTGGCCTGTGTGGGAAGGTGTTCACTGATGCCAACCGGCTCCGGCAACATGAGGCCCAGCACGGCGTAACAAGCCTCCAGTTGGGCTATATCGATCTTCCTCCTCCACGGCTGGGTGAGAATGGGTTACCCATCTCAGAGGACCCCGACGGCCCCAGAAAAAGGAGCCGGACCAGGAAGCAGGTGGCTTGTGAGATCTGTGGCAAGATCTTTCGTGACGTATACCATCTCAACCGGCATAAGCTGTCCCACTCTGGGGAGAAGCCATACTCGTGCCCGGTGTGTGGTCTGCGGTTCAAGAGAAAAGACCGCATGTCGTACCATGTGAGGTCCCATGATGGGTCAGTGGGCAAACCGTACATCTGCCAGAGCTGTGGGAAAGGTTTCTCCAG GCCAGATCACTTGAATGGACATATCAAGCAGGTGCACACTTCTGAGCGACCTCACAAGTGTCAG ACCTGCAATGCCTCCTTTGCTACTCGAGACCGCCTGCGCTCCCACCTGGCCTGTCATGAAGACAAGGTGCCCTGCCAGGTGTGTGGAAAGTACTTGCGGGCAGCGTACATGGCAGACCACCTGAAGAAGCACAGCGAGGGGCCCAGCAACTTCTGCAGTATCTGTAACCGAG gtttctcctctgcctcctacttAAAGGTCCATGTTAAAACCCACCACGGTGTTCCCCTTCCCCAGGTCTCCAGGCACCAGGAACCCATCCTGAATGGGGGAGCAGCGTTCCACTGCGCCAGGACCTATGGCAACAAAG aaGGCCAGAAATGCTCACATCAGGATCTGATTGAGAGCTCTGATTCCTATGGTGACCTCTCAGACGCCAGTGACCTGAAGACGCCAGAGAAACAGAGTGCCAACGGCTCTTTCTCCTGCGACATGGCAGTacctaaaaacaaaatggagtctGACGGGGAGAAGAAGTACCCATGCCCTGAATGTGGGAGCTTCTTCCGTTCTAAGTCCTACTTGAACAAACATATCCAGAAGGTGCATGTCCGTGCCCTTGGGGGTCCCTTGGGGGACCTGGGGCCTGCCCTTGGTTCGCCTTTCTCTCCCCAGCAGAACATGTCTCTTCTTGAGTCCTTTGGATTTCAGATTGTTCAGTCAGCGTTTGCATCATCTTTAGTGGATCCTGAGGTGGACCAGCAGCCCATGGGGCCTGAAGGGAAGTGA